In the genome of Acidimicrobiia bacterium, one region contains:
- a CDS encoding VanW family protein, protein MPKPLRLALLIAAVPIALWVWVGAVFAMDRASDRGEVLGRVTVGDLSLGGLDESEALAAIRSVEAALGAEPILVTIEGTEFTLLPSQVGFDLDEEALLAQAMQVGRPGGFLSDLNWWVRHLGGGGTHRLEIEGSYSRPALEGLLSMWEGQAINDPPQEGGITVTGGEIAAVYPKAGTGLALAATADLIEAEILGQRQPVTAVTEFRTPSLQDADIDLAVDRARTLVSGPVTLAKIIPEITLTIPPEVLLQSIASRITGPTDDPEVDLFFQVGPLVQYLNPIRADVETEPVDAQIVIRPDDVPLILPGHNALLVDDGHLPDSVMQAATSVTRTAALPTRDGTPPTFTTAEAEALGIRNLLYTATTFYPCCGDTKNRNRIINIHRIADEVNGAIVLPGETFSLNEYVGRRTVEDGYRAAGAIVGPIVYCCDHPANIGGGVSQFATTLYNAIFWSGLEDIAHSPHSLYIKRYPMVREATLGWPTPDVVFRNDTEFGIYIKTEYTDDSVTVKFFGDNGGIVVESETSEKHNLVEPFEYLEPDPTVNPGEPQETDDGEAGFTADVTRTITYPDGTVKTRKWTWTYDPHPIRILVHPCELPEDHVQYEPIPCPVKVPNLGNMTIAEAKAALQTLGLVYAEGPPFEVNDPLMVGTVRAHSPGPDTWLEVGETVTVRIGVLVEE, encoded by the coding sequence ATGCCCAAGCCACTCCGTCTCGCCCTGCTGATCGCCGCCGTGCCCATTGCCCTCTGGGTGTGGGTCGGGGCGGTGTTCGCAATGGATCGAGCCTCCGACAGGGGTGAGGTCCTGGGAAGGGTCACCGTCGGCGACCTGTCACTGGGCGGTCTCGACGAGTCTGAGGCGTTGGCTGCGATCCGGTCGGTCGAGGCCGCCCTCGGGGCCGAGCCGATCCTGGTGACCATCGAGGGCACCGAGTTCACACTGCTCCCTTCCCAGGTGGGATTCGATCTCGACGAGGAGGCTCTGCTGGCCCAGGCGATGCAGGTCGGACGCCCCGGTGGCTTCCTGTCCGACCTGAACTGGTGGGTTAGGCACCTCGGCGGGGGCGGCACCCATCGCCTCGAGATCGAGGGCAGCTACAGCCGGCCGGCACTCGAAGGGCTTCTCTCCATGTGGGAGGGACAGGCCATCAACGATCCTCCACAGGAGGGCGGGATCACGGTCACCGGCGGGGAGATAGCCGCGGTGTACCCGAAGGCCGGCACCGGATTGGCGCTCGCCGCCACCGCCGACCTGATCGAGGCCGAGATACTGGGTCAGCGACAGCCGGTGACGGCGGTCACCGAGTTCCGCACGCCGTCTCTGCAGGATGCCGACATCGACCTCGCCGTCGACCGGGCGCGCACCCTGGTCTCCGGGCCGGTGACCCTCGCCAAGATCATCCCGGAGATCACTTTGACCATCCCGCCGGAAGTCCTTCTGCAGTCGATCGCCAGCAGGATCACGGGTCCCACCGACGACCCCGAGGTGGATCTCTTCTTCCAGGTGGGGCCCCTGGTCCAGTACCTGAACCCGATCAGGGCAGACGTGGAGACCGAACCGGTCGACGCCCAGATCGTGATTCGCCCCGACGACGTGCCGCTGATCCTCCCCGGACACAATGCCCTCCTCGTGGACGACGGCCACCTGCCCGACTCGGTGATGCAGGCGGCGACATCGGTGACCCGCACAGCCGCCCTGCCGACGCGGGATGGGACCCCGCCCACCTTCACCACCGCCGAGGCCGAGGCCCTGGGGATCCGCAATCTGCTCTACACCGCCACGACCTTCTATCCCTGCTGCGGCGACACCAAGAACCGCAACCGGATCATCAACATCCACCGCATCGCCGACGAGGTGAACGGGGCGATCGTGCTGCCCGGCGAGACCTTCTCGCTCAACGAGTACGTGGGACGCAGGACGGTCGAGGACGGCTACCGCGCCGCCGGCGCCATCGTCGGCCCGATCGTCTACTGCTGCGACCATCCGGCGAACATCGGCGGCGGGGTGAGCCAGTTCGCCACCACCCTGTACAACGCAATCTTCTGGTCCGGTCTGGAGGACATCGCCCACAGCCCGCACAGCCTCTACATCAAGCGGTACCCCATGGTTCGTGAGGCGACCCTGGGTTGGCCGACGCCCGACGTCGTGTTCCGCAACGACACCGAGTTCGGCATCTACATCAAGACCGAGTACACGGATGACAGCGTCACGGTCAAGTTCTTCGGGGACAACGGCGGGATCGTCGTCGAGTCGGAGACCTCGGAGAAGCACAATCTGGTCGAGCCGTTCGAGTACCTCGAACCAGACCCGACGGTCAACCCCGGCGAGCCCCAGGAGACCGACGACGGCGAGGCCGGGTTCACCGCCGACGTCACCCGGACCATCACCTACCCCGACGGCACGGTCAAGACCCGCAAATGGACCTGGACGTACGACCCCCATCCGATCAGGATCCTGGTCCATCCCTGTGAGCTCCCCGAGGACCATGTCCAGTACGAGCCGATCCCATGCCCGGTCAAGGTCCCCAACCTGGGGAACATGACCATCGCCGAGGCCAAGGCGGCCCTGCAGACCCTCGGCCTGGTCTACGCCGAGGGTCCGCCGTTCGAGGTCAACGATCCGCTGATGGTTGGCACGGTGCGGGCACACTCTCCCGGCCCGGACACCTGGCTGGAGGTCGGCGAGACGGTGACGGTGAGGATCGGGGTGCTGGTCGAGGAGTGA
- a CDS encoding SDR family NAD(P)-dependent oxidoreductase, with product MDHPVSIITGGTGGLGREVAQRLSMRGHRLAITYLVPEEANEVEELLGLPEDRLLLKRVDCSDSAAMDAFVTETVERYGVINVLACLVGGWAGGRDVEDTDDVRFERMIDLNLRPSFNAARAALPHLRQAEWGRIVMVGSRSAVDPPAGQSMYNVAKAGVVALARSIAEEVTDSEVTSNVVLPSLIDTPAFREIVPFATYVDWPTPSQIAAVIDFLASPEASVINGAAVPVYGKV from the coding sequence TTGGACCACCCCGTAAGCATCATCACCGGAGGTACCGGCGGTCTGGGCCGAGAGGTGGCCCAGCGGCTGTCGATGAGAGGTCACCGACTGGCCATCACCTATCTGGTTCCCGAAGAGGCCAACGAGGTCGAGGAGCTCCTCGGCCTCCCCGAAGATCGGCTGCTGCTGAAGCGGGTCGACTGCTCGGACTCTGCCGCCATGGACGCCTTCGTCACCGAGACCGTCGAGCGATACGGCGTCATCAACGTCCTCGCCTGCCTGGTCGGCGGTTGGGCCGGCGGTCGCGACGTGGAGGACACCGACGACGTGCGCTTCGAGAGGATGATCGATCTCAACCTGCGGCCATCGTTCAACGCGGCGCGCGCCGCCCTCCCCCACCTGAGGCAGGCCGAGTGGGGAAGGATCGTGATGGTCGGCAGCCGTTCTGCGGTCGACCCACCGGCCGGCCAGTCGATGTACAACGTGGCCAAGGCCGGCGTCGTGGCTCTCGCCCGAAGCATCGCCGAGGAGGTGACCGACTCCGAGGTGACCTCCAACGTCGTGCTCCCGTCGCTGATCGACACCCCCGCATTCCGGGAGATCGTCCCCTTCGCCACCTACGTCGACTGGCCGACACCTTCGCAGATCGCAGCCGTGATCGACTTCCTGGCTTCCCCCGAGGCATCGGTGATCAACGGCGCCGCCGTGCCCGTGTACGGAAAGGTCTGA
- the cofC gene encoding 2-phospho-L-lactate guanylyltransferase produces MLAAIPLKAFDLAKERLDPALSPDERSALAKGVATRVARACTQAGLRTAVVTGDDAVAAWATELGLEVIADPGGGLDAAASAVIGAADGSWVVVHGDLPLLTAESMRTVSLGVAERHLVLAPSRDGGTKLVAGSGSFEFAYGPGSFARHLGRAAHRNPLVMIGAATAVEIDTPSDLEAARSHRDGAWLATFLS; encoded by the coding sequence GTGCTGGCTGCCATCCCGCTCAAGGCGTTCGACCTGGCGAAGGAACGACTCGATCCGGCGCTGTCGCCCGACGAACGCAGCGCGCTGGCCAAGGGGGTGGCAACCCGCGTGGCCCGGGCCTGCACCCAAGCCGGGCTTCGGACAGCAGTCGTCACCGGCGACGACGCCGTGGCGGCATGGGCCACGGAACTGGGGCTGGAGGTGATAGCCGATCCCGGCGGTGGCCTCGATGCCGCGGCATCCGCCGTGATCGGCGCCGCTGACGGGTCGTGGGTTGTGGTCCATGGCGACCTTCCCCTGCTCACCGCCGAGAGCATGCGAACCGTGTCTCTCGGGGTCGCAGAGCGACACCTGGTCCTGGCCCCGTCGCGTGACGGCGGCACCAAGTTGGTTGCCGGGTCGGGCAGCTTCGAGTTCGCCTACGGCCCGGGCTCCTTCGCCCGTCACCTCGGGCGCGCTGCCCACCGCAACCCCCTGGTCATGATCGGTGCCGCCACCGCCGTCGAGATCGACACGCCGTCCGATCTGGAGGCGGCCCGATCCCACCGCGACGGGGCATGGCTGGCGACATTCCTATCCTGA
- a CDS encoding PD-(D/E)XK nuclease family protein encodes MTKFGPIEFPEVPPGEPMTLSATAYVAFERCPEQAAGRLRGVYGPESRASFVGGLAHRVFARHLSGGPIAETEFPAACREEIGTSMNAKLAGLGLKPSQLAEVVDEVGRLYERFKTMGIEGFVGAEVMLEAEPSPGVVLRGSVDAVFEDEAGVRLVDWKTAGLGDPVPQLSFYALLWTLARGDIPGRVEALSVGSGERIDEVPTAAGLQETAGRVAHMASEVRRIWSQGGSLERIAGPWCRWCPLLAECSEGASAGAILGD; translated from the coding sequence ATGACGAAGTTCGGCCCGATCGAGTTTCCGGAGGTGCCGCCGGGCGAGCCGATGACGCTCAGCGCCACGGCCTATGTCGCATTTGAGCGGTGTCCCGAGCAGGCGGCGGGAAGGTTGCGCGGCGTGTACGGGCCCGAGTCGCGGGCGTCGTTCGTCGGAGGGCTCGCCCACCGTGTGTTCGCCCGCCACCTGTCGGGCGGCCCGATCGCCGAGACGGAGTTCCCGGCCGCCTGCCGTGAGGAGATCGGGACGTCGATGAACGCCAAGCTGGCGGGCCTGGGGTTGAAGCCGAGCCAGTTGGCGGAGGTGGTCGACGAGGTGGGTCGGCTGTACGAGCGTTTCAAGACCATGGGCATCGAAGGTTTCGTCGGCGCCGAGGTGATGCTCGAGGCTGAGCCGTCTCCGGGGGTGGTGCTCCGGGGTTCGGTGGACGCCGTCTTCGAGGACGAGGCCGGGGTGCGCCTCGTGGACTGGAAGACCGCTGGACTGGGGGACCCGGTCCCGCAGCTCTCCTTCTATGCGCTCCTGTGGACGCTGGCCCGTGGAGACATTCCTGGGAGGGTCGAAGCGCTGTCGGTGGGCTCCGGAGAGCGGATCGACGAAGTCCCGACCGCGGCGGGCCTTCAGGAGACTGCTGGGCGCGTGGCCCACATGGCCTCTGAGGTGAGGCGGATCTGGTCGCAAGGGGGATCCCTGGAGAGGATCGCCGGGCCCTGGTGTCGGTGGTGCCCGCTGCTCGCCGAGTGCTCGGAAGGCGCCTCTGCCGGCGCCATCCTCGGTGACTAG
- the pyk gene encoding pyruvate kinase, translating to MARKTKIIATIGPASATAEIVAAMVEAGLDVARLNFSHGDHDSHRAAIGWIRDAARDQGRAVAILQDIQGPRIRVGTFPGGSIELEVGSRVSLVPGQGEGGPDRIFVQHLDSIELGPGNRVLVADGMVGLLVEKVGPGEIVAIVASGGVVADHKGVALPGATIGLPAVTAKDEVDLAFGLEAGVDLVAASFVTSGADIRSVRAIAGEVPVIAKVERVDAYENLADILAEADGVMVARGDLGVEMGFEKLPRVQKEIITRTRAAGALSITATEMLESMVTSARPTRAEVTDVANAVLDGSDAVMLSAETAVGRYPVRTVEVMSAICREAEQTPGYPQRVTDGFLEDDIPFPTAIAHAAAETASDLGLATVVAFTESGNTARLVSRFRPNSRIVAFTPIEATYRRLAAVWGVTPLLFPRYASTDEMIAEAERVLLERSLVVPGEWVAMVAGIPPNQRASTNLLKLHTVGGTSAAV from the coding sequence ATGGCCCGCAAGACCAAGATCATCGCCACCATCGGGCCGGCGTCCGCCACTGCCGAGATCGTGGCGGCGATGGTCGAGGCCGGCCTCGATGTCGCCCGGCTCAACTTCAGTCACGGGGACCACGACTCGCATCGAGCGGCCATCGGCTGGATACGCGATGCGGCCCGCGACCAGGGCCGCGCCGTGGCGATCCTCCAGGACATCCAGGGACCCCGGATCAGGGTGGGCACCTTCCCTGGCGGATCGATCGAGCTGGAGGTCGGGTCGCGAGTGTCGCTGGTCCCCGGACAGGGCGAGGGTGGTCCGGATCGGATATTCGTGCAGCACCTGGACTCGATCGAGCTCGGCCCGGGCAACCGGGTACTGGTGGCCGACGGCATGGTGGGTCTGCTGGTCGAGAAGGTCGGGCCCGGGGAGATCGTGGCGATCGTGGCCTCCGGTGGGGTGGTGGCCGACCACAAGGGGGTCGCCCTCCCCGGCGCCACCATCGGTCTCCCGGCGGTGACCGCCAAGGACGAGGTGGACCTCGCCTTTGGGCTGGAAGCCGGGGTCGACCTGGTGGCAGCCTCTTTCGTCACCAGCGGCGCCGACATCCGCTCGGTCAGGGCCATCGCCGGGGAAGTGCCGGTGATCGCCAAGGTGGAGCGGGTCGACGCCTATGAGAACCTGGCCGACATCCTGGCCGAGGCCGACGGCGTGATGGTGGCGCGGGGCGATCTCGGCGTGGAGATGGGGTTCGAGAAGCTCCCTCGGGTGCAGAAGGAGATCATCACCAGGACCCGAGCAGCGGGTGCGCTCTCGATCACCGCAACCGAGATGCTGGAGTCGATGGTGACCTCGGCCCGCCCGACCCGTGCCGAGGTCACCGACGTGGCCAACGCCGTGCTCGACGGTTCCGATGCGGTCATGCTCTCGGCCGAAACCGCCGTGGGTCGCTATCCGGTGCGCACGGTCGAGGTCATGTCCGCCATCTGTCGGGAGGCGGAGCAGACGCCCGGTTACCCGCAGCGGGTCACCGACGGATTCCTCGAGGACGACATCCCCTTTCCGACGGCGATCGCCCACGCCGCCGCAGAGACCGCCAGCGACCTCGGCCTGGCCACGGTGGTCGCCTTCACCGAGAGCGGCAACACCGCTCGGCTCGTGTCCCGATTCCGGCCCAACTCCCGCATCGTCGCCTTCACCCCGATCGAAGCCACCTACCGGCGTCTGGCTGCGGTCTGGGGGGTCACACCGCTGCTATTTCCGAGATACGCCTCTACCGATGAGATGATCGCCGAAGCGGAGAGGGTGCTCCTGGAGCGGAGTCTGGTGGTTCCAGGGGAGTGGGTGGCCATGGTCGCCGGGATCCCCCCCAACCAGCGTGCCTCCACGAACCTGCTCAAGCTGCACACGGTGGGTGGCACCTCGGCCGCGGTCTAG
- a CDS encoding FAD-dependent oxidoreductase, which translates to MSSAIVLGGGIVGTAAAWDMARRGHQVTVADQDLTAASAAAEVAGATPAELDARDGDAVRRMLDPHDIVVSALPYSFGMAIASAAVDTRTHYLDFGGNPSIVAAQRSLDAAAREAGIAVIPDCGLAPGMANVLATGAVEAIGEGPIDEVRLRVGALPAHPRGALGYQLAFNPAGLINEYAEPCEVLHGGVREEVEPLTEIEEIAWEGWGPLEAFHTAGGSSSLPDRWEGRVASLDYKTLRFPGHAAIMRAMLEVGLFDEDPQPGTGVAPRSVLLEALAQHLPRGAEDVVLVRVWAVADRGGRRRVVGHQVEDRHDGTFSALARTTAFPTTALAHLLATGSVSVRGVATMEESFQAEEMMGALAEVGVRATPIPD; encoded by the coding sequence ATGAGCAGCGCCATCGTCCTCGGAGGTGGGATCGTCGGCACCGCTGCCGCCTGGGACATGGCGCGACGCGGCCACCAAGTCACCGTCGCCGACCAGGACCTGACGGCGGCGTCGGCGGCAGCCGAAGTCGCCGGAGCCACACCGGCCGAGTTGGATGCCCGCGACGGTGATGCGGTCCGCCGGATGCTCGACCCCCATGACATCGTCGTGTCGGCCCTCCCCTACTCGTTCGGCATGGCGATCGCATCGGCTGCGGTCGACACCCGCACCCATTACTTGGATTTCGGTGGCAACCCCAGCATCGTCGCCGCCCAGCGCAGCCTCGACGCAGCGGCGAGGGAGGCCGGGATCGCGGTGATACCCGACTGTGGGCTGGCTCCGGGGATGGCCAACGTGCTGGCGACGGGCGCAGTGGAGGCCATCGGGGAAGGGCCGATCGACGAGGTGCGGCTGCGCGTCGGCGCCCTCCCCGCCCATCCGAGAGGCGCCCTCGGCTACCAGCTGGCATTCAACCCCGCCGGGCTGATCAACGAGTACGCCGAACCGTGTGAGGTGCTGCACGGCGGTGTGCGCGAAGAGGTGGAGCCCCTGACCGAGATCGAAGAGATCGCCTGGGAGGGATGGGGGCCGCTCGAGGCGTTCCACACGGCGGGCGGGTCGTCGTCGCTCCCCGATCGCTGGGAGGGTCGGGTCGCGTCGCTCGACTACAAGACCCTGCGATTCCCTGGCCACGCAGCGATCATGCGGGCGATGCTCGAGGTGGGGCTGTTCGACGAGGATCCTCAGCCCGGCACCGGGGTCGCCCCGAGGAGCGTCCTTCTCGAGGCACTGGCGCAACACCTGCCTCGCGGAGCCGAAGACGTGGTGCTGGTGAGGGTGTGGGCAGTCGCCGACCGGGGCGGTCGGCGCCGGGTGGTCGGCCACCAGGTGGAGGACCGCCATGACGGCACCTTCTCGGCATTGGCCCGCACCACGGCCTTCCCCACCACCGCCCTGGCGCACCTCCTGGCCACCGGCTCGGTCTCGGTGCGCGGGGTGGCGACCATGGAGGAGTCGTTCCAGGCCGAGGAGATGATGGGGGCCCTCGCCGAGGTCGGAGTACGGGCCACTCCGATCCCGGACTGA